The window actctATACCGATTGAAGGCATAACTTGTTTAAAGAGTGTATTTTTTTAGGACAGTGTAATAAAGAAATTGTACAGGTGTTTTTTTGGATATGTCATGGTTGTTGAGACCATAAAGCAAGGTTTTTGAGACATCATTCATTCAGATTTAGTTGGCTGTATCTTTACGCGATGCTCGCGACTCAAATAGAAATAGGCTCCATCACAATTACTCGCTCTTTTGAGCCCCAGATATCTGGTTCACATttttatatgaatattcatactaatgggagactttggaacgctaggtggcagcagacttaccaggtaaatttccattgtttacgtagttctgagcctgcgcacattaccgagaacaatggattttacctggtaagtctgctgccactaagcgtcccaaagtctcctattgcataCTACCACTACACTGCACTACATCACTGACgacttgggccaagactactacatgtacataagcaGCATGCATCGTGGCATCCATGCTGTCAAAATACTGAAAACTCTATTACAAAAGGGGGAATAAACCTGGTTTGTCGTTGTCACGGGCACCGAAATCACATAATTACATCTCTTTTATAAGATTATATTAAGAAGACAAGAAGTTAATGAATAACTAGCCTTTAATTAGTGTGAAGTTTTCCCCCATATTAGCGTTTGGGACATGATATTTACCATTCAAGAGCGGATGAGAACACCCTATACACTAGAATGGTATGGCCCAATAAAGATTCGACGGCTGTTGTGTGTAGAATATTATGGAGGATCTGCTTGAGTTTGGATTGTGTATGCAGTAACTAAACCTCAAGTGTCTTCCAAtccaactattttttttttacgaaaatcTAAATAATACGTAGGTACTGTATATGAGCTGACATGACAGGATATCTGCGAATAAAGGATTATGAATAATATGCAAGACGTTGACGTAGACACCCAGAGTGTACGTGTGTTTTGTATGCTTGTGTGTGGAGAGATCGGTCGGATGTGTGGAACGGCGCGCGCAACCACTATGCAAATTAGCCAGTGGGGCGCTCGGCTATATAAACCCGCGGATTGCGCAAAAAATATACACATACTCAACGAGAATGATTGCTAACCAGTCGTCCGTCACAGTTGTGAAATCTCTACTTAAATTTACGAACCTTTTCAGACAGAAATTACCACATTTCGCTCTGATATCACGAACATACTGTCAATTTGATACAGTatctggttgaattttcgttcATATGGTTATGGAAGCTGATAAAAGGGTATCTTTCGAAGTTGAGAGCGTGGAGGGTGACGACGAAAGGACGGAAAATGAACGAAGCCCTAACGTAAGTCCCCAAAGCGAACGCAAGTGGGTCAGCAGCAAAGAGCGTAGTGCCAGTGGGGGCAGCAGCGCTGATCAACCGCGGCGTCGTGCTCGTAGCAGGCCAAACCACAGGCGGAGCAGTAGTGCGAGTGGTTCGGAAATTGGACATGTTCGACAGATGGCGCTATCCAATGTGTCTAGTAGCGGCAATGTGCAGCAAGAATCTGGGGGATCACCTCAACAATCTCATGAGAATTTGAAGAATGGAGACCAGCAACCCAAGATGGAGGATAGCCTCAGGCGAAAGCGGAGAAATAACAGAAAAAGAGCAAATCGCAAGTGGAAACCCTATGCAAGACTGACTTGGGATGAAAAGAAAGAGCTTGACGAACTTGAGAGTAAACGAGCGACCAAGAAACGAGCTAATCGACCTACGCCGTACAACACCACGCAATTCCTGATGGAGGATCATAAAGTCGACACGCCTGATCTGAGCGCAGGAGGTAACCACATTCCAATGGACTCATCGGATGAACTCTTTGACGAGAATGATGATATTCGCGATGGCGATTTTCTCGAGAGGGAGTTCTCGGCTATGTACGACGAAGTTCAGTCGGAGCGTTTGCAATCGATGTCAAAGGAGCAGTTGGTCTCGGAAGTTCTCACACTGTCAAAGAGAGTCAACGAGCTCGAGGAAGGCCAGCAGACATCGGAAAACAAGACATCAGAAGCAGAGACAATGAACGGGCATTTAAACATGAAAGACAATCTCATCCGTGCTCGCTTGGAAAGTTTGAACGAGCTGGAACATGAAGTGCAACGTTTACGTGATGAAAACTCTGTCTTGAAAAAAGCTAATAACGACACCATAGAACTCAAAGTGTCTATTTGATTTAAGGGATTTATATAATCAATTGGGTTACATAATCTGGTTGTTCAGTTATACATTAATGTATCCTGCAAAGGTAATTTGCTTTTAGACCACCGGCACAGCACATGGGTTCCTAAGAAAAGAAATTTACTGAAATTGTACTTACTTAAACTAAAAATGGgcattttgatattttgacaTTCCATTCCAGTTAAAAGTATCCTAACTTATGACGTGCTAAAACTgctaataatattaacaaatttttgaattattgtggggataaagaaaaaaaagttaaacctATCAAACAAAGTTGTCTTTAACAATAGACAAAATATtgggttgtttaaaataaaaaaatattgacgaGGAAAGTTGCCACCAAAATTTGGACCAAAACATAATTACAAAagcatgtacatatacatgtactagttGCAATAACGCCGTCTGCAGGAgtgttacgttatcgcaactagtacttgtacatgtatttctttcCCCCTTGCAAGTT of the Asterias rubens chromosome 3, eAstRub1.3, whole genome shotgun sequence genome contains:
- the LOC117288385 gene encoding protein HEXIM-like, with protein sequence MVMEADKRVSFEVESVEGDDERTENERSPNVSPQSERKWVSSKERSASGGSSADQPRRRARSRPNHRRSSSASGSEIGHVRQMALSNVSSSGNVQQESGGSPQQSHENLKNGDQQPKMEDSLRRKRRNNRKRANRKWKPYARLTWDEKKELDELESKRATKKRANRPTPYNTTQFLMEDHKVDTPDLSAGGNHIPMDSSDELFDENDDIRDGDFLEREFSAMYDEVQSERLQSMSKEQLVSEVLTLSKRVNELEEGQQTSENKTSEAETMNGHLNMKDNLIRARLESLNELEHEVQRLRDENSVLKKANNDTIELKVSI